A window from Fragaria vesca subsp. vesca linkage group LG5, FraVesHawaii_1.0, whole genome shotgun sequence encodes these proteins:
- the LOC101306432 gene encoding uncharacterized protein LOC101306432, producing MSSRSKGPRNRELKLIQKRDKPGGCKVRKSKSSPAGPSPGAVTSSRFPSADGDHSTDGDKAKELRLAKMCVIRDWCKDSCIYYNPMELRIAEGAELVKPKKTPTCPHQGNKNGFSFIYCKPECAGSVTDPVLLGCGFDRCNIKDNSSDPGSDEEQKGTKHLEMTVDPSDTVCVSSIPLERHLLDPPGWIW from the exons ATGTCTTCGCGATCCAAGGGTCCAAGGAATCGTGAACTCAAATTGATCCAAAAACGAGATAAGCCTGGGG GTTGCAAAGTCAGAAAATCAAAGTCTTCTCCTGCTGGGCCTTCACCTG GTGCTGTGACATCTTCTCGTTTCCCCAGTGCTGATGGTGACCATAGTACTGATG GGGACAAGGCGAAGGAACTCAGGCTTGCCAAAATGTGTGTCATCCGCGACT GGTGCAAGGATTCTTGTATCTACTACAATCCCATGGAACTCCGTATTGCCGAGG GTGCTGAGCTGGTAAAACCAAAGAAGACTCCCACTTGTCCCCACCAGG GTAACAAGAATGGTTTTAGTTTCATCTATTGTAAACCCGAGTGTGCCGGTAGTGTTACTG ATCCTGTCCTTTTGGGCTGTGGTTTTGATCGCTGCAACATCAAGGATAACTCCAGTGATCCTG GTAGCGATGAAGAACAAAAGGGTACTAAACACTTGGAGATGACAGTTGACCCTTCTG ATACTGTGTGTGTGTCATCAATTCCTTTGGAGCGTCACCTGTTGGATCCTCCTGGTTGGATTTGGTGA